A single Pseudomonas sp. HN11 DNA region contains:
- a CDS encoding sigma-70 family RNA polymerase sigma factor, producing MSGADTSHSDYVGGLFRSHYDWLCSRLHRHLDSRAHAEDIAADTFVQLLSAPDVVPIRQPRALLTTIAQRLMYQLWRRRDLERAYLDAEGVDETQSPEDLAQRLQALQAIDHLLDGLPGKVRATFLASQLNGLTYPQIAAELGISQRSVSNHMAHAFKRCRHPTFGV from the coding sequence ATGTCCGGCGCCGACACTTCTCACAGCGACTACGTGGGCGGATTGTTCCGCAGTCATTACGACTGGCTGTGCAGCCGTTTGCACCGCCACCTCGATTCCCGTGCCCACGCCGAAGACATCGCCGCCGACACTTTCGTGCAGCTTTTGAGTGCGCCGGATGTAGTACCCATCCGCCAACCTCGTGCCTTGCTCACCACCATTGCCCAGCGTCTGATGTATCAGCTGTGGCGGCGTCGTGACCTGGAGCGCGCTTACCTTGATGCAGAGGGGGTCGACGAGACGCAGTCTCCCGAAGATCTGGCACAACGACTCCAAGCCCTGCAGGCAATCGATCACCTGCTCGACGGCTTGCCAGGCAAAGTCAGGGCGACGTTCCTGGCGTCACAACTCAATGGCCTGACTTATCCGCAAATCGCTGCCGAGCTGGGGATTTCCCAGCGCTCGGTCAGTAACCACATGGCGCACGCGTTCAAGCGTTGTCGGCATCCCACGTTTGGCGTCTGA